GATATGCACGCGGGTTAACGCCAGGATTGTGGAGCTTGCGCGCGATCGCGTACAGGACATCGCGATCCGTCTGTGTGAGGCGCCGTTTGGCCTGCCGCACCGCTTCCGCTTCGAGGAGCAGGCGAAGTGCGAGCATCTCATCGAGTTGCTCCGGAGTCAGTTCGATCACACGCGCGCCTTTATAGGAGTTGAGCTCGATGAGACCTTCGTGCGACAGCCGCTGCAAGGCTTCCCGAAGACTGGCGCGGCTGACCTCGAACTCTTTCGCCATCTGGATCTCAGTAAGACGCTGGCCCGTCTTCAACCGGCCGCTGAAGATGGCCTCCCGGATCGCCGCATAAATGCGATCGGAAGTTGACTCCTGTTTTAGTTTTCCGAACGTTGAGGT
The window above is part of the Candidatus Zixiibacteriota bacterium genome. Proteins encoded here:
- a CDS encoding GntR family transcriptional regulator, with translation MGTSTFGKLKQESTSDRIYAAIREAIFSGRLKTGQRLTEIQMAKEFEVSRASLREALQRLSHEGLIELNSYKGARVIELTPEQLDEMLALRLLLEAEAVRQAKRRLTQTDRDVLYAIARKLHNPGVNPRAYPTFDFELHQTIWEISGNRTLQRHLSLLVSPLFAMGTILRYSESSRDRSDSTRDAGVDHISLVEAICDGTEERAIELMQRHILDNWKVTRSRIESFMKQGS